The Thalassophryne amazonica chromosome 8, fThaAma1.1, whole genome shotgun sequence genome includes a window with the following:
- the adal gene encoding adenosine deaminase-like protein has protein sequence MEREADVFYRELPKVELHAHLNGSVSFQTTEKLISRKPHLSIRRGMTAISRGQRRSLDECFQVFKVIHQLVDTEEDILMVATDVIREFAADGVKYLELRSTPREELKSGLTKRKYVETVLKAIQQCKEDGVDIDVRFLLAVDRRNGAEVAMETVKMAEDFKLSSDGLVVGLDLSGDPMVGHVKALLPALQRAKNCGLKLSLHIAEVPSKLDEAELLLNLNPDRIGHGTFLHPEAGGSQDHVYKVVKNKIPLEMCLTSNVKGQTVSCYDKHHFNYWHQLGHPIVICTDDKGVFCTDLSQEYQVAASTFGLSHEATWKLSQQAIDYIFAPELLKQELKEKWKNLQPQVFR, from the exons ATGGAGCGCGAGGCTGATGTGTTTTATCGTGAGCTACCGAAAGTG GAGCTTCACGCGCACCTTAACGGCTCAGTTAGCTTCCAAACCACGGAGAAGCTAATCAGCCGGAAGCCGCATCTGAGCATCAGACGGGGGATGACGGCGATCAGCAGAGGCCAGCGGAGGAGCCTGGATGA GTGCTTTCAAGTTTTCAAAGTCATCCATCAGCTGGTGGACACAGAGGAGGACATCCTTATG GTAGCAACAGATGTCATCAGAGAGTTTGCAGCTGATGGTGTCAAATATTTAGAACTGAGAAGCACACCACGGGAGGAACTAAAGTCAG GGCTGACAAAAAGGAAATATGTTGAAACTGTCCTCAAAGCCATCCAGCAGTGCAAAGAAGACGGCGTGGACATTGATGTCAG GTTCCTGCTGGCAGTTGATCGCAGAAATGGAGCTGAAGTCGCCATGGAGACTGTGAAAATGGCTGAGGATTTCAAACTGTCCTCTGATGGACTGGTGGTAGGACTCGATCTCAGTGGAGATCCAATG GTGGGCCATGTCAAAGCTCTTCTTCCAGCCCTGCAAAGAGCCAAAAACTGTGGACTGAAGCTGTCACTCCACATTGCAGAG GTGCCATCAAAGCTGGATGAGGCAGAGTTGCTGCTAAATCTTAATCCAGACAGGATTGGTCACGGTACCTTTTTGCATCCTGAAGCAGGTGGATCCCAAGACCATGTTTATAAAGTGGTAAAGAACAAGATACCACTGG AAATGTGTCTGACATCAAATGTCAAAGGACAAACTGTATCATGTTACGACAAACATCACTTCAACTACTGGCATCAGCTGGGACATCCCATTGTCATTTGT ACTGACGATAAAGGAGTCTTCTGCACCGACTTGTCTCAAGAATATCAGGTGGCAGCTTCCACATTTGGTCTCAGTCATGAAGCGACATGGAAACTCTCCCAGCAGGCCATAGACTACATCTTTGCACCAGAACTCCTAAAACAGGAGCTCAAAGAGAAGTGGAAAAActtacagcctcaagtgttcCGATAA